The genomic region GCTCAAGAATTACCGCGGCGAAAACGTCGGAGAGGTCAGGCCTGCTTTCACTCTCCAGGGATTATGAGACAGATATGGATAATCACTAGCGTTGCATAAAAAAGATTAACCAATTTACAATGCTATCGGGTCAAATGTCTAAATAACTAAATATGACATATTTGGTGTATACAACCAATAGGTTTTTAACCCCTGTGTCAAAGGAAGCAACCTTTTAAAGGTAGTCCTTATCCACATTTTGCCAAATATATGCTTGGTTACAGTATTACCGGATCATAGACCAGATCGTTGAAAAGATCTGTCTCGCCTGCCATCACCTGCCTCACAGTTGCTTGATAAATTGTTTCATGGTTCGTCCTTCGTCGGCCTCTTGAGCTTCGTTGAGGTACCCGGTAAAGCTTCTGGACGAAGGATTTGAAAGATTCGCAGAGACAGGTATGTAATAGTCTTTTAATTGTTAGTAATGGCCCTCTATAGCCCACTTTTAATTTCATTAGCATCAACAGACAGTAAGTGATGAGTGCTATGAATATCTGATTTTCCACCGCTTGCTCGCTTGTTCCATAAAAGTGTTTTACCCGAAGATGTTGTTTAATCCATTTGAAGAAGAGTTCTATTTGCCAACGATAGCGGTAAATGGCACTAATTTCTTCAGC from Peptococcaceae bacterium harbors:
- a CDS encoding transposase, whose product is AEEISAIYRYRWQIELFFKWIKQHLRVKHFYGTSEQAVENQIFIALITYCLLMLMKLKVGYRGPLLTIKRLLHTCLCESFKSFVQKLYRVPQRSSRGRRRTNHETIYQATVRQVMAGETDLFNDLVYDPVIL